The nucleotide sequence GGCGAAAGGTTTCGGAAAATTCCCGTAACAGGATAGAGGATGGGGTGCGATCTTGATATTTGCGTTGGACATTGAGGAACATTCTGACCTGAAGATCAGGATTGGCATCCATACGGCTCGCTAGAGGACGAAAGAGGTTATGAACTTTTATTCCCTGGTCAATAGCAAAGCTGGAAATAAGGACGCTATGTTGGGCACTACTAAAAAGTTCGCGAACCACGATGCCGGTGTCTCGGCTTTCTGTACCAGGTACTTCTGGCCCAGTCCAAACCAGGTCTACCTGATCTTGCTTGGACTGGGATGCGGCACGTTCCTTAGCGAGTAATTCCAGTATGTAAGCGAGTTGAGTGCGAGCCAGGCCCTGCTGGTGTAAGTGGTTAATTTCCTTTACAACTGCGGTTAACCCCTGTTCGGGGACATAGCTACATAGAGAGACCGCTGAAACCGGTAGATTGAGTCTGCCAGCCTTCAGTGCCTCAGCGATACCTATGAGCGCTGGACGACTTAGCTGCACAAAGGGAGACATTAATACAACCTGTTAGGGAAGAACTCGGCCCCCAAACCCTCAACAGTGCTAGTAACTAGGGCGCGATCGAGCATTTCGTTGCGCCGTTCGCAGGAGGTTTCGGCAATCAACAGACAACCGTGGCAGGCGGCCCCATGTAGAAAGCGATCTTCCTGAACACTATCGGGTTGGTGCCCAGCACAAACGGGGTCATTAGAGCAGAGGCGACCTTGCTCGAGGGCCTTGCCGAGATGGTATTCAATGCGTCTACCAACCTCTACCAAGCCTCCTAAAGTGCCTTCAGAACCAGATGCGCCCGTGTGAAGCAAGATGCCATAACCAATCTCTGGAAAGGCATAGATGCGCTCCCGGATAGCGCTAGAAGCATAGCCACATTCTAGGGAAACCGCTGTGATCAGCAAATGAGATAGAGAATGAAGCATGATGTAGGCTTCACCGGGAAATTTGGCCTTATCCTCAGGGATGCCACGGTTCTGAGTCCAGCGTCTAAAGCCACGACGGAGGGCTTCACCACGGTCTTTGACATTTAGATCTTGCAGCCAGTTTTCGACCTGTTCTTTGTGGAAGCTAATGAAAACACCCTCTCCTAGGTTCTCAATGGCTGGTACCCACTTAGGTTCAAAGTCTAGTGCCGCCCGCCGTACACCAATGGCGAGGTCATCGATTTCCCCTTCAATGTTGGTTTGGGCTGCTTCAAAGCGGGTGAAGCCGATCAGGGCCAGCACCTCCCGAAGGCGATGCACCAGGACAACCTTATCGATGAAGGGTCGCCATTTAGACTCTAAAGAACTGGGTTTTCGAGTATAGCCTTCAAATATCTTGTCGCTGGATAGGGCTTCTTTACCTCGTTCTTCGGGGCAGGCCAGCAGGGCTTCTAGTTCTACTTGTTTAATACTTTTCTCAGGGGCAGAAAGCCCGGCTTTGCGGCACTGGATTTCAGTCCAGACAGCATCAGCTCCAAACTCCGCTAGGTCGAAAAATTTGGGCTTCCGCAGTTCCTTGATGACATCAGCAATGTCTTCTGTGTATTGCAGGTCTTCTACATAGAAGCGGTCAACCGCCTTCTTCAGATCAGCGTCCTTATCGGGCATCGAGATGACACTAAGAATCTGACTAAAGTAGGCGTTACTAGCTGATCGCACTAAGAGTCGGTTGTACTCAGGCTGGTCTGTGGCGATAATCTCGCCGATGTTGGTGACTCGATGGCGACGGCAGGGTTCTTATCCTTGAGGGCCAAGCCAGGGGCGGTGTCCTTCACAAACACCCAGTACCTTAGAATCCGTGACTTTAGCCTGGGATAAGGGACGTAGGCTCCCGCACTGCTCAGAGCGCACGAAAATTTCTTCAAAATCGTTGCCTGAACCAGCTTCATCTAACCAGAGCTGACCCCGGCACCTAGACTGGAAATCATTGTGGACAAAGGCATTCCAGTTAATGTCGCTAAGGTGGCCATTGGTGCAGTCCTGCACAAACCGTACTGGAACTGCCTGCACTCGTTTGCCTTCAAATTTCGCTCCTCCCTTCACGGAACTCCAGGAAATCAAGGGGCGGGTGCGGTAGGATTTGCCAGCCCGCTCGATCGTGCGATCAATCTGAGCGAGAAACCAGATGGGGAAGACCAAGGCATCAACGCCACTGAAGGGCACTTTTGGGTCACTGGCTTTGCAAGGGGGGGCAAATAGTTTAATGTCATGCCCGTCGGGAAGGTTCAGGCTCCTTGCAACCTTGTACTTTAGCCAGTCTTCTCGGATGAATTGTTTTTCGCCTTTCCAGTAACTGAGTCCTGAAATAATCACCGACCGGGCGGGCAAATCTACCATCGAACCGGGGCCAAAGGTAGTGAGTATCTGGCTCTGGCGAAGTTCGCCACTGGCCTTCTTGAGCTGGCTCATTCGTCGTCTCCTTTAACTCCTTCCATGGTGTACGGGTCTCGAATCCAGAGGTTGACGGTGGCTTCCACATCGCGCAGACTACGCTGGGCCTTGAACTTTTGCTCATCGATAGGGCGCTGATCCGCAGATAAATCTAGGGCATCGACCAGAAGGGCAGGAGCTAGGTCTGCTTCTTTTTGGTACTGTAGCCGGGGGTCGCGGGTCAAAATTCGTTCCCAGGTATCGAGGGGGTCGGTAACTTGCGCTCGCACTCTTATCCGCAGGTCATTTGCCGTTTCACCATCTAGGTCAGAGCTGTGACCTTCGGCCCGACGGGCAATGGCCTCGACCATAGGAGCTACCGCTGCCCGTTGGTCAGTTAGGTTAGAGGCTCCTAGGGGGGAGGTCATCTCTGGCACTCCGAGGCGGGCAAGGGCAACGGTGACACCAGCCAGCCCCCGATCTAACGCCCGAGGGGAAAATGGGGTAACACTGGTCGCCTCTACTGCCCGGTAGAAACTGTTGTGCCAGCTTTGAAAGCGCTCGTAGTGAGAGCGATCGCGGGGCCGGTGAATATTCATCAGCGTTACGACTAAACCGGGCTTATTCTGAGCCCGCCCAACCCGGCTGGTGGCCTGAATGTATTCAGCAGCAGTCTTAGGCTGACCCAGCACTACCATTAGACCCAGGCGTACAATGTCGAGACCAACCGAAATCATGTTGGTGGCCAGGGCAATATCGACTCGCTCATCTTCATGAAAGGATTTGGAGAGGCGGCGTTTTGTGTTCGCAATTTTGTTAGTACTCACCCGTGAAGTTAGTTCTTCAGGCACCTCATCAATCTTCCGGTTATAGAATGGGCCAACTGATTCCCCCTCCCGCAGGCGCTCACCGTACTTATTGAGGCGAGAGTTGACCTCGTCCTCAACAATGCGCCGGCTACCCCCTAGCTCCCGCAAGGAGTTGAAGTACCCCATCAGGGTCATGTATGGGTCAGCAGGGTTGTCTTTCTTACGTTTACCTCCGGCCTCAACCCATTGTTTCTGGGCGGCAGCTAACAGAGCCAGATAAACCCGGAGCAAAATTACTTTCAAGCTGCGGCCCTGGGCAGCAACCCCTACATAGAGCCGACCGGGACTTGAAAAGTCAGTTTTAGCAAAGAAGGAATCATGGCGATCTGGGCCTGGAGGCGGAAAGATATCCACATGGTTGCGGCCAAACAGGGACTGAATCTGGCGGCTGGCGCGGCGCACGGTGGCGGTGGAGGCAATTACCTTAGGTCTAATAGTTTGGCCATTTTCTTCGCGACAGCACAGCGTATCTATCGCTGTTTTATAGAGTCCCACCATGGTACCTAGGGGGCCAGAGATCAGGTGCAGCTCATCCTGAATGATTAAGTCAGGCGGGGGCAGATAGCCTTCTAGGGGATGTCCAGCCAGGGTCGTGTCGCCAGGGCTGTAGAAGCCTTCGTTTTCCTGGTAGTGAGTAACGCGGCCAAACAGAGCTCCAGTTTGTCCGACCCAGGGCAATCCAGCAAATTTATCGACCGTGGCGATAATAAAGCGGGGCAGACGGCGGTAGATCGGCTCGTCTACAGCCAGAATCGGTAAGGGATTATGGCTACGGAAGTCACAATCTCGTTTGACGCATACGACCTTAAGGTTTTTGGGAGCATCTTCTGTAGGTAAGAGCTGAAAGGAGTTGGTGGTGAAGCCTTCGCCGCACCAGGGGCAGCGCTCTAGGGGGATGGGTGAAGGTTTGCTTTTGCTGTCGTGCTTAAAGTCCAGAGTACGCTGGCGAGCCGAATGCTCATCTTTATCGCCCCGTTTACCCATGCGGTTGGGGGTGGAGCTTTGGCCAACCCAGAGGCCGATTTCAAAGGGCCAGGTACCCAGCTTGTCCGGTACTTTTTGTCGTTCTAACTCCAGGGCGCAGATCAGACGCGAGGCCCGTTCTAGCTGGTCGAGAGTGAGTAGGCGTAGGGTGTAGCGCATCAGCACGCTCATGCCAGCAGCTTGAATGCCGGGGTACTTGAGCCGCCGCAAAATCAGGGTAAAAGCTGCCAGGCCCAGGTAGGCCTCAGTCTTACCACCGCCGGTAGGGAAGAACAGGAGATCTACTGTCTTGCGATCATCATGCTCTGGATTGGCCAACCCGACTAGGTTGAGCAAAATGAAGGCTACCTGAAAGGGCCGCCATGTGGGTTCTAAAAAGCTCTCAGGGGGTTTACCCTCTTCTTGGCTGAGTTGGTGGCGACGAGCGGTGGCGATCGCCCGGTTGGCCACCTGAAAAGCCTCTAGTATCTGGGGGTCAGCCAGGGCGTTGAGACCGGACTCAATGCGATCGCAAACCCCATTTGCCCGATCCAGTAGATTTCTAGCTACGTCAGCGGCTTCCTGGGGACTAATGGCCATGGCCCGCTGGGTTGCAATCCAGGCCCGGTACTCGGTGACTAATGGCCCTACCATGCCTCGAATGGTGGCAGCATCGCGGGCTAGAGCGAGAGATTCCATGCCGAGTTGTACCCCTTTGGGTGCTGTTGGGGCCACCCTGGGCACTTCAGCGGTAGGAATCCAGGTGGTGCAAACCTCGGTGCAGTGACTGCCATCAGGCTCTATAGCTAAAGCCGAAACGTTGTGGCCCACGGCAAATTCGTAGTCGTCACGGTACTGAAGAGCAGCCACAGCCTCATCCCAATCGTCGGTGCTAACGCTTCGAGGGTCGGGTCGGGGCACAAATCCTTCGGGGCAACGAATGTTGAGATGGGTTTGAAAGGCAAAGGTAGAGTCACGGTCTCCAGAGGTAAGCTGGCGATAGTTGACTAAAAAGATTGATACTGCCTTAGTGCCGTAGGGAAAACGATCGTCTAGCACAGGCCGGCAGATGACCACTAGGTTGAGGCCACTACCACCAGGAAGATCAATGGCGTAGGGTTCTGAGCTTTCTTCAATACGGACAGGAACAACCGCTTTCTGAGGGACACGCTGCCAGCGGTCAGGCTTTTTCTTGCTTTTACCCCGCTCCTGGGGGTCTTCCTCAAAATGCTCTTCAAGGTTGGTTGACATGGGCAGATAGTCGCCCCAAGTCACATTAGCTTCGACGGTTTCAGTTTTGCTGGAGACTAGAACGCTGAGTCCCATAGAAGATGGAAATAGGGCCTTGCGGGCAGCGGGCTTTTCGGGATTACTGCTGTCTTCGCTGGAATCGCTCTGGGTGACTTCTTCGGGGATGTTATCGTCGGCATCATCGTCGGAGCGAATATCGGGTGGTGCGCCATAGGGGGCTAAGAAACCTGTGAGGTACCACTTGGAAGGGGCCTGCGTGAGGACTTCATTAGCGTGCTTGGTGTCATTGGGGGCAGGGCCAACCAGGTCAATGTTGAGCGCATCTACTAGGGTGGCGCGAATTTCAGCGGAGGTAGTCATGGCAAAGGCTCTTGTGGGGCGGGTTCTTCTTGATAAATGCGAACAGTCCCTTTCTGAATGATCCACAATTTCCCAGTGATATCCATTGTCTTTAAGGCATTCACTAAGGTTTGTATCGCCTCTAACAAATCCGAGTGACTGGGTTGTTTGGGTAACCGTAGGACGGCAATGCCGCTATAGAGTGAGGGCTTAAATTGAAGTGGATTACTAAAATCTAAATCTAGTGTTACCAAGCATCGTTGCTCCTGCTGGCATACCGAGATCACTTTCGTGTCAGGAGCACTGATCAGATTTTGCTCAACAATGGTCGCCACATCATACCCGGCTTGTCGCAATAGATTTTGCCCACGATAACCAATGTTTTCGTCTAGCTTAAACTTCATGCGGCTGATTCAATGGGTACATCTACAAATCGTTCTCTCGCCATTTCGGCTCCGTAGGCTAGACAGGCTAAAACATCGTCTGTGGTCAACTGCGGATATTCTTCTAGAATTTCTGAGGTGGTCATACCGCTCGCCATAAAGTCTAAAATCAACGACACCCAAATCCGATGTCCCTTGATGCAGGGTTTGCCAAAGCAAATGTTGGGGTTGACGGAAATACGTTGTAGTAGTTCTTGTCGGTTCATATGTCAAATTCTTCGCAATTTAGTGTTTAATCAGAGTCTGCTATCAAGGTAAGAGAGCAAAATATGGAAACTGATTTGACTGAATGATGTCAAAATGCCTCCGATCTAACGTCAAAATATTTTGAATTTTGTGTTGATCTGCAAGACTAGCGAGACTGGCATTTACAAATCCAATGGGGATGTCAGAATAAGCCCTCATAACTTCTATTGCCTTGCTGATATCTGACGCATCCATACCTAAATAGCTGAAGGCACCTGAGTTGACATCTTCAAAAAAGGCTCTCGACACTCTTTCTCCTAAATATTTAGTGACCATGTAGTCTACTTCCGGCAAAATAGAAACAGGAACAACCAATTCAAATAGGCTAACAAGTCTAACGACATCGGCGTGGTGACGATCCTTTCGATTGATAAGGGCTATAACACCACTTGTGTCAGCCAGCATTTTCATGGTTCTTGCCACAGCAAATCATCCACCCGTTCAGACAAGTCAGAATATTCACTCTCGCCCAGGCCGACTGACTTAGCCTGTACTCTCTGTAGGGCAAAAACATAGAGATTTAGGGCTTCTTGTACTAAATCGGAGACGGTTTTGTCTTGATTCTTAGCAATGGCTTCCAAATTATCCTGGAGGGGCTTGGGTAAAACAATGGGTGTTCCTTCCATTTGCTCTGCTCGTTGCATACTGGGATTCCTCTCCCATCATAGATTTACTGATGGGGCTACATCTCCAGGCCAGGGATTGTGGAAGGTTCTGCCTTGGACTTACCCTTTTTGGTGCCTCTAGCGGTTGAGGTGTTAGCTTTCTGGGCTGCTTTATGCCCCCACACTTCTTCTAAATGCCGCTGCTGGTTAAGTTCAAGGAGGCGAGCGAGGACTTCATCATGGGTGGCTTCAGGCCATTTGTAGCGCCAGGGAAGTTTGCGGTTGCCAGTTTTGACGAGGGCATCGAAGGCGGTGGCTTCTGCGGCGGTCGGGAAAAAGAGGTCACCGGAGGCAATGCGGTCTTGGGCTGTGGCGGGTAGGTCATCGGGGTCTGTATCGAGATAGTCGAGGGCAAAACCGCAAGTGGTGTCAATGTCATCCCAGCCGTAGGCAGCGAGGACGGCGCGATCCATTTGATCGTGCAGGTCACGGAGATGGAGAATGTCGGGGTTGTTCTCGGTGGGGTTGTGGAAGCGGTTGTAGGTGTCGGTGAGACCCTGATTATTGCGAATCATCAGGTTGGCGCAGTATTCGTAGTAGGTTTTGCCAATGGCTTCGAGGGCGGGGTTGTTTTCCCAGTTGGCAGGAAAGCGGAAGGTCTCAAAGCAGTCAGAGGGGTTGTAAGTAGATCGGTCCTCTAATGTTGCACTAAAGAATTGTGTCCAAATTTCATGAACGTGAGACTGCATTGATGCAAAGTATGAATGTTGATCAAGTGAAAAAACAACCAGCTTGTGACTGAAAACTAATTTGGAAGGTAAAAAAACAAAGTTCAGATATTTTGTAGCGGCAGCAGGTATAACTAAAACTCGATTACACTCCGCTATCGCTCTAGCAAGTTCTCTTCTATCTGCTCCAAATAGCCACCACTTAGCTGCTACAGTGCGATTCCAGTTATTTTTGGGTGGCAATGTAATTCTTCCTGGCTTAACCTTCTCCTCAACAATCGCCATCAAATCTGGCTACTGTCGCACCTCTGCCTCGGTCATCTCCCCAAAATTAATCACATAACGACGATGGGCGTGGGTCGGGCTACTGTTCACCTCCTCACCGCCAATGTAGGGAAAAATGCGCTCGGCATTGCAGGGGTCTTTTTCAATCAGACGGTGCATTTCGGCAATGGGGGTCGCTTCTGGGTTGGTGTCATCAAAGGTAAAGCCCATGCCCAGCACATAGCTACCGATAAAACTCTTACCTTGATTTGCTAACAAAACCTGTGGATCATCATTTCCGCCTTTGGCAAACAAAAACGCCGTAATTTTTTCAACAGGTTTGCCGTCGAGAATGATCCAGGGTCTGTAAGGCATAATAATTTACCAAATCCGATTGATACCATAGAGATCGAATACAACATCGGCACTAACTAAAGGAACTTGCTCGACCAGGGATTGAGTGATGAGCAATCGGTCGAAGGGATCACGGTGCTGAGAGGGAAGAGTTGAGATCGCGTTGAGATGCGGAATCGCGATAGGTAAAATATCCATCTCATTGTTCTGGAGTTGCAACGGAATAAATTCGTTAAATGGCTTCGGTAGCGTGAGTTTGCTAATACTCACTTTGATGGCGATTTCCCAAAGGCTGGCCACACTCACCCAAATATTCACATCAGATTCGATCAGAGATTTCGCGACTGAACTCAATTGAGGATCGTTGTTCACAAACCATAGAAATGTATGTGTGTCCAGTAGAATTCTCATTCCATATACTCTCGAAAATCCTCTAGAGGAGCATCAAAGTCAGGAGCTATCCAAATTTGTCCTGCGGCACTACCACTCTGACGGCGTTTCTTGGTGGGTGGCAGTTCTTGTACGATGATTTGAATCTGCTTACCCTCCAGCGCTTCCGGCAAGGGAGTATTTAAGGTAATCGTGCCGTTTTGACACGTTGCAGTAAGAACAATCATGACCGTTTTACCTAAGTAGCCAAAACCTAGCACACTGGCATTCAGCGAGTGACTTTCATAATATGCACTAAACTCACAACCACTGCCGCTAATCCGGGCCATTTATAACGGCGGGTCGCGTTGTAAATCATGCCGCCATTGTTGCAAATAAACCGGAGCCCTGTACTGCGGGTGTCGCCCTGGGCAATGGTGTTGGTGGCGATGAGTCCCATAGTGCCGCCAGACCGTAGAAGCGTGTGGGATCGCCTAAAAAAGTGCGCCACCACGTCCGCGTTGCCATGGGATTCGTGATGCACGATTTTGAGCCAATCGATATAGCCTTCAGGATTACCGTTGATGGTGGTATTTTTACCCGCGAACGGTGGATTTCCCACAATCCCATCAAACCCCGGATTCTTTCGATCAAACACCTCTGGAAACTCAATGTCCCAACTAAACGGCGTGATCGGTTTGGTGGCCTGGCGGAGAGCATTAGAAATAGTTTTGAGTTGGATAGAGGCTTCGTTGTCTTCAGTATCGATTGCTTGCCGGGAGTTACGGACAAGTGCAGTGTACTCCGAGAGCTTGGCATCACGCTCCTTCTTGCTGCTGCCATTAAAAAACGCCGCAATCTTCACATCGCCAATCAGCTTGGCTTCCTCTAGCTCCAGTTCTGCCCGCTGCCATTGGGACAGTTTTGCCTCGGCATCCTCATCCGTCCGCGTATCCAGCGCTTGAATCTGCGTTCTATACGCCTTCGCCCGATCGACCTTCTCCTTCAAGTACTTAAACAGCGGTAGGTCTTGCGTCGGGTCTTTGCCAAAGCTGCCAATCTCTGCCCGCGTCAGCCCCACCAGTGAATCCCCACACTTCAGTGCATGATCGACAAAGGTAAAGGGTTGATCCTTCGCCAGAGTCACCAACCACAGCGACAACTTTGCCAGATTTACCGCAAAAGGGTTCTTATCCACCCCATATAGACACCGCTGGGCCACCCACCAGGCGACGGGCATAGAGGAGGGGTTCGATCTCGGCAGGTAGATCGGCGGGCTGGCCATGGGTATCCCACGCCTCCACCAGCTTCTCCGCTAGTTGGCGACAGGCCTCCACCAAAAATGCAGCCGAACCCATCGCTAGGTCGCACACCTTCAACTCCAAAATTTGCTCTGGCGTGGGATGGTCACCCAACTGCTCAAAAATGGGGCGCAGTGTCGTCGCTACAATCGGCTGAGTCAACTTCCGAGGCGTATAGTGCGACCCTGTCCGGCGGCGTTCTTCCCCCGGCTGAAGATAAAGAGACCCCGGTGGCAAAAGATTGGGGGTTCTCGATGACACCCGACTGCCCAGCGCTTCCATGATGTCGTCAACCGTCTTGGCTTGCTTCAGTGCCGTTGCTCCCTTGGCAGTCAGCTCGCAGTCAGCCTCTTTTTTCAGAACCTTGTCCCGACTTCCCGGCTTCTCGGCCAGTAGTGCCTCTAAATTCACCACCACATCCTTTGGCCTCACCGCAATCGAGAGGGACTCAGCTACCTCCACCTCATAGCCCATAATCGCCTCATACACCGAGCCGATCTGCTCCACATCCAAAGCGCGGTAGGAGAGGCGTTCGCCATTCAGCATCAACAGCTTGTCCAGCATCCGGTAAATCACGCCATCGGGAATACGAGGCGCGGCTACCCGGCCATAGGACTGAAACTGGCTGGCCTGGGGTCGTCCTTCTAAAAACGGGTACTCATCCGGGTC is from Synechococcus sp. PCC 6312 and encodes:
- a CDS encoding type II toxin-antitoxin system VapC family toxin, whose product is MRILLDTHTFLWFVNNDPQLSSVAKSLIESDVNIWVSVASLWEIAIKVSISKLTLPKPFNEFIPLQLQNNEMDILPIAIPHLNAISTLPSQHRDPFDRLLITQSLVEQVPLVSADVVFDLYGINRIW
- a CDS encoding type II toxin-antitoxin system VapC family toxin, with the protein product MKMLADTSGVIALINRKDRHHADVVRLVSLFELVVPVSILPEVDYMVTKYLGERVSRAFFEDVNSGAFSYLGMDASDISKAIEVMRAYSDIPIGFVNASLASLADQHKIQNILTLDRRHFDIIQSNQFPYFALLP
- the drmC gene encoding DISARM system phospholipase D-like protein DrmC, whose translation is MSPFVQLSRPALIGIAEALKAGRLNLPVSAVSLCSYVPEQGLTAVVKEINHLHQQGLARTQLAYILELLAKERAASQSKQDQVDLVWTGPEVPGTESRDTGIVVRELFSSAQHSVLISSFAIDQGIKVHNLFRPLASRMDANPDLQVRMFLNVQRKYQDRTPSSILLREFSETFRHHVWPGQRLPEVFHDPRTMLMTAESNACLHAKCVVVDEESLLVTSANFTEAAHERNIEAGLLMRNRTIAKAIRSQFEMLVARKIIERVPGL
- a CDS encoding DUF433 domain-containing protein — encoded protein: MNRQELLQRISVNPNICFGKPCIKGHRIWVSLILDFMASGMTTSEILEEYPQLTTDDVLACLAYGAEMARERFVDVPIESAA
- the drmB gene encoding DrmB family protein, with translation MGEIIATDQPEYNRLLVRSASNAYFSQILSVISMPDKDADLKKAVDRFYVEDLQYTEDIADVIKELRKPKFFDLAEFGADAVWTEIQCRKAGLSAPEKSIKQVELEALLACPEERGKEALSSDKIFEGYTRKPSSLESKWRPFIDKVVLVHRLREVLALIGFTRFEAAQTNIEGEIDDLAIGVRRAALDFEPKWVPAIENLGEGVFISFHKEQVENWLQDLNVKDRGEALRRGFRRWTQNRGIPEDKAKFPGEAYIMLHSLSHLLITAVSLECGYASSAIRERIYAFPEIGYGILLHTGASGSEGTLGGLVEVGRRIEYHLGKALEQGRLCSNDPVCAGHQPDSVQEDRFLHGAACHGCLLIAETSCERRNEMLDRALVTSTVEGLGAEFFPNRLY
- a CDS encoding DUF2281 domain-containing protein; translated protein: MIVLTATCQNGTITLNTPLPEALEGKQIQIIVQELPPTKKRRQSGSAAGQIWIAPDFDAPLEDFREYME
- a CDS encoding DUF5615 family PIN-like protein, which translates into the protein MKFKLDENIGYRGQNLLRQAGYDVATIVEQNLISAPDTKVISVCQQEQRCLVTLDLDFSNPLQFKPSLYSGIAVLRLPKQPSHSDLLEAIQTLVNALKTMDITGKLWIIQKGTVRIYQEEPAPQEPLP
- a CDS encoding Eco57I restriction-modification methylase domain-containing protein, whose product is MDKNPFAVNLAKLSLWLVTLAKDQPFTFVDHALKCGDSLVGLTRAEIGSFGKDPTQDLPLFKYLKEKVDRAKAYRTQIQALDTRTDEDAEAKLSQWQRAELELEEAKLIGDVKIAAFFNGSSKKERDAKLSEYTALVRNSRQAIDTEDNEASIQLKTISNALRQATKPITPFSWDIEFPEVFDRKNPGFDGIVGNPPFAGKNTTINGNPEGYIDWLKIVHHESHGNADVVAHFFRRSHTLLRSGGTMGLIATNTIAQGDTRSTGLRFICNNGGMIYNATRRYKWPGLAAVVVSLVHIMKVTR
- the drmA gene encoding DISARM system helicase DrmA, with amino-acid sequence MTTSAEIRATLVDALNIDLVGPAPNDTKHANEVLTQAPSKWYLTGFLAPYGAPPDIRSDDDADDNIPEEVTQSDSSEDSSNPEKPAARKALFPSSMGLSVLVSSKTETVEANVTWGDYLPMSTNLEEHFEEDPQERGKSKKKPDRWQRVPQKAVVPVRIEESSEPYAIDLPGGSGLNLVVICRPVLDDRFPYGTKAVSIFLVNYRQLTSGDRDSTFAFQTHLNIRCPEGFVPRPDPRSVSTDDWDEAVAALQYRDDYEFAVGHNVSALAIEPDGSHCTEVCTTWIPTAEVPRVAPTAPKGVQLGMESLALARDAATIRGMVGPLVTEYRAWIATQRAMAISPQEAADVARNLLDRANGVCDRIESGLNALADPQILEAFQVANRAIATARRHQLSQEEGKPPESFLEPTWRPFQVAFILLNLVGLANPEHDDRKTVDLLFFPTGGGKTEAYLGLAAFTLILRRLKYPGIQAAGMSVLMRYTLRLLTLDQLERASRLICALELERQKVPDKLGTWPFEIGLWVGQSSTPNRMGKRGDKDEHSARQRTLDFKHDSKSKPSPIPLERCPWCGEGFTTNSFQLLPTEDAPKNLKVVCVKRDCDFRSHNPLPILAVDEPIYRRLPRFIIATVDKFAGLPWVGQTGALFGRVTHYQENEGFYSPGDTTLAGHPLEGYLPPPDLIIQDELHLISGPLGTMVGLYKTAIDTLCCREENGQTIRPKVIASTATVRRASRQIQSLFGRNHVDIFPPPGPDRHDSFFAKTDFSSPGRLYVGVAAQGRSLKVILLRVYLALLAAAQKQWVEAGGKRKKDNPADPYMTLMGYFNSLRELGGSRRIVEDEVNSRLNKYGERLREGESVGPFYNRKIDEVPEELTSRVSTNKIANTKRRLSKSFHEDERVDIALATNMISVGLDIVRLGLMVVLGQPKTAAEYIQATSRVGRAQNKPGLVVTLMNIHRPRDRSHYERFQSWHNSFYRAVEATSVTPFSPRALDRGLAGVTVALARLGVPEMTSPLGASNLTDQRAAVAPMVEAIARRAEGHSSDLDGETANDLRIRVRAQVTDPLDTWERILTRDPRLQYQKEADLAPALLVDALDLSADQRPIDEQKFKAQRSLRDVEATVNLWIRDPYTMEGVKGDDE